The following proteins are co-located in the Microbacterium sp. SORGH_AS_0888 genome:
- a CDS encoding nitrilase-related carbon-nitrogen hydrolase — protein MTTVRAAITQTTWTGDKASMLDKHEGFAREAAAQGAQVLCFQELFYGPYFGITQDKKYYRYAEPVDGPIVQRFAALANELGTVMVLPVYEEAQTGVYYNSSVLVDADGRVLGTYRKHHIPHVEKFWEKFYFRPGNLGYPVFDTAVGKIGMYICYDRHFPEGWRELGLNGAHMVFNPNATKPGLSNRLWEIEGPCAAVANGYFVLQPNRVGREDNEYGDEAVTFYGSSQVIDPRGNFVGAIGSGEHEEILVRDLDLDLVQEMRDDWQFYRDRRPDSYGDIVAP, from the coding sequence ATGACGACGGTACGTGCGGCCATCACGCAGACCACGTGGACGGGCGACAAGGCCTCCATGCTCGACAAGCACGAGGGCTTCGCCCGCGAGGCCGCGGCCCAGGGCGCGCAGGTGCTCTGCTTCCAGGAGCTCTTCTACGGCCCGTACTTCGGCATCACGCAGGACAAGAAGTACTACCGCTACGCGGAGCCCGTCGACGGACCGATCGTGCAGCGCTTCGCCGCGCTCGCGAACGAGCTCGGCACCGTCATGGTGCTCCCCGTCTACGAGGAGGCGCAGACCGGCGTCTACTACAACTCCTCCGTGCTGGTCGATGCCGACGGCCGCGTCCTCGGCACGTACCGCAAGCACCACATCCCCCACGTGGAGAAGTTCTGGGAGAAGTTCTACTTCCGCCCCGGGAACCTCGGCTACCCCGTGTTCGACACCGCGGTCGGCAAGATCGGCATGTACATCTGCTACGACCGCCACTTCCCCGAGGGATGGCGCGAGCTCGGCCTGAACGGCGCGCACATGGTGTTCAACCCCAACGCCACCAAGCCCGGCCTGTCGAACCGGCTGTGGGAGATCGAGGGCCCGTGCGCCGCGGTCGCGAACGGCTACTTCGTGCTGCAGCCCAACCGCGTCGGCCGCGAGGACAACGAGTACGGCGACGAGGCCGTGACCTTCTACGGCTCCAGCCAGGTGATCGACCCGCGCGGCAACTTCGTGGGCGCGATCGGCTCCGGCGAGCACGAGGAGATCCTCGTGCGGGACCTGGACCTCGACCTCGTCCAGGAGATGCGCGACGACTGGCAGTTCTACCGGGACCGCCGCCCCGACTCCTACGGCGACATCGTCGCCCCCTGA
- a CDS encoding TIGR03842 family LLM class F420-dependent oxidoreductase, producing MDFGVVLQTNPPASRTVQLAQLAEAHGFSHLWTFDSHLLWQEPYVIHSAILNATKRLTVGPFVTNPATRDWTVTASVFATLNEMYGNRTICGIGRGDSAVRVTNGKPTTLKELRESIHVIRELGNSRAVEYNGATLQFPWSRGSELEVWVAAYGPLALKLTGEVGDGFILQLADVDIAAWMIGAVRDAAEKAGRDPDAISFCVAAPMYIGDDWEHMRAQCRWFGGMVGNHVADIVAKYGTSGEVPTALTDYIAGRTGYDYNTHGKSGNDHVDFVPDEIVDRFCVLGTAADHIAKLEQLRELGVTQFAGYLQHDNKEETMRVYGETVIPALSSHITAKR from the coding sequence ATGGACTTCGGCGTCGTCCTGCAGACCAATCCGCCCGCATCCCGCACCGTCCAGCTCGCGCAGCTGGCCGAGGCGCACGGCTTCAGCCACCTCTGGACGTTCGACTCGCACCTGCTGTGGCAGGAGCCCTACGTCATCCACTCGGCGATCCTCAACGCGACCAAGCGGCTGACGGTGGGCCCCTTCGTCACGAACCCGGCCACTCGTGACTGGACCGTGACGGCCAGCGTCTTCGCGACCCTCAACGAGATGTACGGCAACCGCACGATCTGCGGCATCGGTCGCGGCGACTCGGCCGTGCGCGTGACGAACGGGAAGCCGACGACGCTGAAGGAGCTGCGCGAGTCGATCCATGTCATCCGCGAGCTCGGCAACTCGCGCGCCGTGGAGTACAACGGCGCCACGCTGCAGTTCCCGTGGAGCCGCGGCTCGGAGCTCGAGGTGTGGGTCGCCGCCTACGGCCCCCTCGCGCTCAAGCTCACGGGCGAGGTCGGCGACGGGTTCATCCTCCAGCTGGCGGATGTCGACATCGCGGCATGGATGATCGGCGCCGTCCGCGACGCCGCCGAGAAGGCCGGGCGCGATCCCGACGCCATCTCGTTCTGCGTCGCCGCGCCGATGTACATCGGCGACGACTGGGAGCACATGCGTGCGCAGTGCCGCTGGTTCGGCGGCATGGTCGGCAACCACGTCGCGGACATCGTCGCCAAGTACGGCACGAGCGGCGAGGTGCCCACGGCCCTGACCGACTACATCGCCGGCCGCACCGGGTACGACTACAACACGCACGGCAAGAGCGGCAACGACCACGTGGACTTCGTGCCCGATGAGATCGTCGACCGCTTCTGCGTGCTCGGCACCGCCGCCGACCACATCGCGAAGCTCGAGCAGCTGCGCGAGCTCGGGGTCACGCAGTTCGCGGGCTACCTGCAGCACGACAACAAGGAGGAGACGATGCGGGTGTACGGCGAGACCGTGATCCCCGCGCTCTCCTCGCACATCACGGCGAAGCGATGA
- a CDS encoding ABC transporter permease: MSAGRRWALGAAGVMLVPVVWEGYKAIGPADGVVIGGITVLPRTSDLAMPHVWTMFARLAEPVLPGRGGDPLWQVVVGAAGVTLGVAALGWVVGVVVGMLLALLMQRVRLAEASLLPWIVVSQTVPLIALAPLVAGLIAQAKVGGQQPPIWFAVAIIASYLAFFPVSIGALRGLGSPQTAHVELLHSYAVGWWQTLLRLRLPASVPYLLSALRLAAANAIVGTVVAEVSIGMGGGLGRMMVEYASAASGDPGKPWAPIFGAIAIGLVSAGAVALLGLTLGRYRRVEVGA; the protein is encoded by the coding sequence ATGAGCGCTGGACGCAGGTGGGCCCTCGGCGCGGCAGGCGTGATGCTGGTGCCGGTGGTCTGGGAGGGGTACAAGGCGATCGGCCCCGCCGACGGGGTCGTGATCGGCGGAATCACCGTGCTGCCGCGCACGAGCGATCTGGCCATGCCGCACGTGTGGACGATGTTCGCGCGCCTCGCGGAGCCCGTGCTGCCCGGGCGCGGGGGCGATCCGCTGTGGCAGGTCGTCGTGGGAGCGGCGGGGGTCACCCTCGGCGTCGCCGCCCTCGGCTGGGTCGTCGGGGTGGTGGTCGGCATGCTGCTGGCCCTGCTCATGCAGCGCGTGCGCCTGGCCGAAGCCTCCCTGCTGCCGTGGATCGTCGTGTCCCAGACCGTGCCGCTGATCGCGCTGGCCCCGCTGGTGGCGGGCCTGATCGCGCAGGCCAAGGTCGGGGGTCAGCAGCCGCCGATCTGGTTCGCCGTCGCGATCATCGCGAGCTACCTCGCGTTCTTCCCCGTCTCGATCGGGGCGTTGCGGGGGCTCGGCTCACCGCAGACCGCGCACGTCGAGCTGCTGCACAGCTACGCCGTCGGGTGGTGGCAGACCCTGCTGCGGCTGCGGCTGCCCGCATCCGTCCCCTATCTGCTCTCCGCCCTGCGACTTGCAGCGGCCAACGCGATCGTGGGGACCGTCGTGGCGGAGGTCTCGATCGGGATGGGCGGCGGCCTCGGCCGGATGATGGTCGAGTACGCCTCCGCCGCCTCGGGAGATCCCGGCAAGCCCTGGGCTCCCATCTTCGGCGCCATCGCGATCGGCCTCGTCTCCGCGGGAGCCGTCGCGCTCCTCGGACTGACGCTCGGCCGCTACCGCCGCGTGGAGGTCGGCGCATGA
- the hydA gene encoding dihydropyrimidinase, whose protein sequence is MGTTLITGGTVVNATGTGDADVLIDGEKIVAVLAPGSTLLGHDLAASVDTVVDASGKYVIPGGIDAHTHMQMPFGGTEASDTFETGTRAAAIGGTTSIVDFVVQYPDQNILDQYHAWHEKAAGNCAIDYGFHQILSDVQESSLTAMDELIAEGVTSFKLFMAYKGVFLSDDGQILKAFQKGADNGAMMMMHAENGAIIDVLVQQALARGETTPYFHGTTRPWQAEEEATHRAIMLADLTGAPLYVVHVSAKQAVEQIAEARDRGMNVFGETCPQYLYLSLEEQLGASSQEWGDFEGAKWVCSTPLRSRAEGHQHHMWQSLRTNDIQMVSTDHCPFCMKGQKDMGLGDFSKIPNGIGSVEHRMDLMYQGVVTGQITLPRWVELTSTTPARMFGMYGRKGVIQPGADGDVVVYDPNGHTSIGIGEGRSHHMNMDYSAWEGFEIDGRVDTVISRGTVVVDRSGYVGTAGHGRYIARGLSQYLV, encoded by the coding sequence ATGGGAACGACCCTCATCACGGGCGGCACGGTCGTCAACGCGACCGGCACGGGCGACGCCGACGTCCTGATCGACGGCGAGAAGATCGTCGCCGTGCTCGCGCCCGGCTCGACCCTGCTCGGGCACGACCTCGCCGCCTCCGTCGACACCGTGGTCGACGCATCCGGCAAGTATGTGATCCCCGGCGGCATCGACGCGCACACGCACATGCAGATGCCGTTCGGCGGCACGGAGGCCTCCGACACGTTCGAGACCGGAACGCGGGCGGCGGCGATCGGGGGCACGACGAGCATCGTCGACTTCGTCGTGCAGTACCCGGATCAGAACATCCTGGACCAGTACCACGCATGGCACGAGAAGGCCGCCGGCAACTGCGCGATCGACTACGGCTTCCACCAGATCCTCTCGGACGTGCAGGAGAGCTCGCTGACCGCGATGGACGAGCTGATCGCCGAGGGCGTCACGAGCTTCAAGCTGTTCATGGCCTACAAGGGCGTCTTCCTCTCCGACGACGGCCAGATCCTCAAGGCGTTCCAGAAGGGCGCCGACAACGGCGCGATGATGATGATGCACGCCGAGAACGGCGCGATCATCGACGTCCTCGTGCAGCAGGCGCTCGCCCGCGGCGAGACGACGCCCTACTTCCACGGGACGACGCGCCCGTGGCAGGCCGAGGAGGAGGCCACGCACCGCGCCATCATGCTCGCCGACCTCACCGGCGCACCGCTGTACGTCGTGCACGTGAGCGCGAAGCAGGCCGTCGAGCAGATCGCCGAGGCCCGCGACCGCGGCATGAACGTGTTCGGCGAGACGTGCCCGCAGTACCTCTACCTGTCGCTCGAGGAGCAGCTGGGGGCCTCCAGCCAGGAGTGGGGCGACTTCGAGGGCGCCAAGTGGGTGTGCTCGACGCCGCTGCGCTCGCGCGCGGAGGGACACCAGCACCACATGTGGCAGAGCCTGCGCACGAACGACATCCAGATGGTCTCCACGGACCACTGCCCGTTCTGCATGAAGGGACAGAAGGACATGGGACTCGGCGACTTCTCGAAGATCCCGAACGGGATCGGCTCGGTCGAGCACCGCATGGATCTCATGTACCAGGGGGTCGTCACCGGCCAGATCACGCTCCCCCGGTGGGTGGAGCTGACCAGCACGACACCGGCACGCATGTTCGGCATGTACGGCCGCAAGGGCGTGATCCAGCCCGGGGCCGACGGGGACGTCGTCGTCTACGACCCGAACGGGCACACCTCGATCGGGATCGGGGAGGGGCGCAGCCACCACATGAACATGGACTACTCCGCCTGGGAGGGGTTCGAGATCGACGGACGCGTCGACACCGTGATCTCGCGCGGCACGGTCGTCGTCGACCGCTCCGGCTACGTCGGAACCGCCGGTCACGGACGCTACATCGCGCGTGGCCTGAGCCAGTACCTGGTCTGA